The following proteins are co-located in the Sphingomonas panacis genome:
- a CDS encoding YdbH domain-containing protein gives MSGRAGEGVTEEPTEQPLAEPAPPRIGFARLRRILLVLAIVLLVALVTLWTQRKQIARGYADRFLAAHHVPARYRIADLGFSRQRLTNVVLGDPAHPDLVADWIELDTVVGTGGARVTGVRAGHVRVAARLADGTLSFGTLDRLIPASGGGAPFALPAIRLDIQDARMRLETPYGVAGVKLSGSGPLNDGFSGKVAAVSDQLRSGGCTLMQAELALTLTTLAGRPTITGPVRAAQGECGGVVARFPAATISARLGAHLETWNGDVRLAVGSVRGPGARAEAIGGVIGFTGTARGTSGTADLRSGAATLPGATGRGLGFVGRFAVAGARSQVSGTVRGTGITADAAVRRRLTAYRTRDASTPIAPILTGLASADETALRSANIDADVAAMLDGATGRVTLSRLAAQSASGARLALSGGKGIAYSWPGGRALIDANVTLDGGGFPATQLTLAQARPGGAVTGTATLAPYTTGGATLALTPVRFTATPGGNTHVETRVALSGPLSGGRVERLAAPLSLYWNGGDRVIVNPSCTPLTVERLAVSSLALDPARLTLCPTGAGLVTLAGGRLGGGARLSAANLRGSMGGAPLSVSASGGSVRLGATGFTLAGVSAKLGAADHQTRLDFASLEGRATGSALGGSFTGGSGQIANVPLALSGAAGRWRFAAGKLALDGALRVADSNATPRFKPLAAQGVALTLAGGRITTTGTLVEPTKQVKVADVSIVHDLGDATGHADLAVPGITFGKAFQPDALTPLTFGVIADVAGTVKGEGHIRWNKAGVSSDGVFGTDGTDLAAAFGPVTGIAGTIRFTDLLALESAPAQIITVKTVNPGVPVNDGTIRLQTLAGARVMVEDGRWPFAGGALVLEPTLLDFSQPVERHMTFRVSSLDAAQFLQQFDFKNLDATGSFDGVLPMIFDESGGRIENGRLTVQGDGGTIAYVGDISQKDLGTWGNFAFQALKSLRYRSLGVVMNGPLAGEMITEVKFAGVSQGKGAKRNFLFDRLQKLPLVFNVTIRAPFRQLIDSAQSFYDPKRLIERNLPALMEQQRKKAAQTPPVQPSASEKVP, from the coding sequence ATGAGCGGGCGTGCAGGCGAAGGCGTGACGGAAGAACCGACCGAACAGCCGCTGGCCGAACCGGCGCCGCCGCGCATCGGTTTCGCGCGGCTGCGGCGAATCCTGCTGGTGCTGGCGATCGTGCTGCTCGTCGCGCTGGTGACTTTGTGGACGCAGCGCAAGCAGATCGCGCGCGGCTATGCTGACCGCTTCCTCGCCGCGCATCATGTGCCGGCGCGTTACCGCATCGCCGATCTCGGCTTCAGCCGCCAGCGGCTGACGAACGTCGTGTTGGGTGATCCCGCGCATCCTGATCTCGTCGCCGACTGGATCGAGCTCGACACCGTCGTCGGCACCGGCGGCGCGCGCGTGACCGGGGTGCGTGCCGGGCATGTCCGCGTGGCGGCGCGGCTGGCGGACGGCACGCTGTCATTCGGCACGCTCGATCGGCTGATCCCGGCGTCGGGCGGCGGCGCGCCGTTCGCGCTGCCGGCGATCCGGCTCGATATCCAGGACGCGCGGATGCGGCTGGAGACGCCCTACGGCGTGGCCGGCGTGAAGCTATCGGGCAGCGGCCCGCTCAATGACGGTTTCTCGGGGAAGGTCGCGGCGGTAAGCGACCAGCTCCGGAGCGGCGGTTGCACGCTGATGCAGGCGGAGCTGGCGCTGACGCTGACGACCCTCGCCGGGCGGCCGACGATCACAGGGCCGGTGCGCGCCGCGCAGGGCGAATGTGGCGGCGTCGTCGCCCGCTTCCCGGCGGCGACCATCTCGGCGAGGCTTGGCGCGCATCTGGAAACCTGGAACGGCGACGTTCGGCTCGCGGTGGGCTCGGTGCGCGGCCCGGGCGCGCGCGCCGAAGCGATCGGCGGCGTGATCGGCTTTACCGGCACAGCGCGCGGCACCAGCGGCACTGCCGACCTGCGCAGCGGCGCGGCGACCTTGCCAGGTGCGACCGGGCGCGGGCTGGGGTTCGTGGGCCGTTTCGCCGTCGCGGGCGCGCGGAGCCAGGTGTCGGGCACCGTGCGCGGCACCGGCATCACCGCCGATGCCGCAGTGCGTCGACGCTTAACCGCCTATCGCACCCGCGACGCCAGCACCCCGATCGCGCCGATCCTCACCGGACTGGCGAGCGCGGACGAAACGGCGCTGCGTTCGGCCAATATCGACGCCGATGTCGCTGCCATGCTCGACGGCGCGACCGGGCGGGTGACGCTGTCGCGACTCGCAGCGCAGAGCGCGTCGGGCGCGCGGCTGGCGCTGTCGGGCGGCAAAGGTATCGCGTATAGCTGGCCCGGCGGCCGCGCGCTGATCGATGCCAACGTGACGCTCGACGGCGGCGGCTTCCCGGCCACCCAGCTGACGCTCGCGCAGGCACGGCCTGGCGGCGCCGTCACCGGCACCGCAACGCTCGCGCCGTACACCACCGGCGGCGCGACGCTCGCGCTGACACCAGTGCGCTTCACCGCGACGCCGGGCGGCAACACGCATGTCGAGACACGCGTCGCATTGTCGGGGCCGCTCTCGGGTGGCCGTGTCGAGCGGCTGGCCGCGCCGCTGTCGCTCTACTGGAACGGGGGTGACCGTGTGATCGTCAACCCGTCCTGCACCCCGCTCACGGTCGAGCGGCTGGCGGTGTCAAGCCTCGCGCTCGATCCGGCCAGGTTGACCCTCTGCCCGACCGGCGCGGGATTGGTGACGCTTGCCGGCGGACGACTCGGCGGCGGCGCACGCCTGTCTGCAGCCAATCTGCGCGGCAGCATGGGTGGCGCGCCGCTCTCAGTGTCGGCGAGCGGCGGTAGCGTTCGGCTGGGAGCGACCGGCTTCACGCTCGCGGGTGTCTCGGCGAAGCTGGGCGCGGCCGATCACCAGACCCGGCTCGATTTCGCCAGTCTCGAAGGCCGCGCGACCGGCAGCGCCCTCGGCGGCAGCTTCACCGGCGGCAGCGGGCAGATCGCCAACGTGCCGCTCGCGCTTTCCGGCGCGGCCGGGCGCTGGCGCTTCGCCGCCGGCAAACTCGCGCTCGACGGCGCGCTAAGGGTCGCCGACAGCAACGCGACGCCGCGCTTCAAGCCGCTCGCCGCGCAGGGCGTCGCACTCACGCTCGCCGGCGGCAGGATCACCACCACCGGCACGTTGGTCGAGCCGACCAAACAGGTCAAAGTCGCCGACGTGAGCATCGTCCACGATCTCGGCGATGCGACAGGCCATGCCGATCTCGCCGTGCCGGGCATCACCTTCGGCAAGGCGTTCCAGCCCGACGCGCTGACCCCGCTCACCTTCGGCGTGATCGCCGATGTGGCCGGCACGGTGAAAGGCGAGGGGCATATTCGCTGGAACAAGGCCGGCGTCAGCAGCGACGGCGTGTTCGGCACCGACGGCACCGATCTCGCCGCCGCGTTCGGCCCGGTCACCGGCATCGCCGGCACGATCCGTTTCACCGATCTGCTCGCGCTCGAAAGCGCGCCCGCGCAGATCATCACCGTCAAGACGGTCAACCCCGGCGTGCCGGTCAACGATGGCACGATCCGGCTGCAGACGCTCGCCGGCGCGCGCGTGATGGTGGAGGACGGGCGCTGGCCGTTCGCGGGCGGCGCGCTGGTGCTCGAACCGACCCTGCTCGATTTCTCGCAGCCCGTCGAACGCCATATGACCTTCCGGGTCAGCTCGCTCGATGCCGCGCAGTTCCTTCAGCAGTTCGACTTCAAGAACCTCGACGCGACCGGCAGTTTCGACGGTGTGCTGCCGATGATCTTCGACGAGAGCGGCGGGCGGATCGAGAATGGCCGGCTGACTGTTCAGGGCGACGGCGGGACGATCGCCTATGTCGGCGATATCAGCCAGAAGGATCTCGGCACATGGGGTAATTTCGCGTTCCAGGCGCTCAAGTCGCTGCGCTATCGCAGCCTTGGTGTGGTGATGAACGGCCCGCTTGCCGGCGAGATGATCACCGAGGTCAAGTTCGCCGGCGTCTCGCAGGGTAAGGGCGCCAAGCGCAACTTCCTGTTCGATCGGCTCCAGAAGCTGCCGCTCGTCTTCAACGTGACGATCCGCGCGCCTTTCCGCCAGCTCATCGATTCGGCGCAATCCTTCTACGATCCCAAGCGGCTGATCGAACGCAATCTGCCCGCGCTGATGGAACAGCAGCGCAAGAAGGCCGCGCAAACGCCACCCGTTCAGCCTTCCGCAAGCGAGAAAGTGCCATGA
- a CDS encoding EF-hand domain-containing protein, with amino-acid sequence MKKAILLCAAMSFAVPAFAQAPQAAPQASPMTQAAPAPSSAPPASDPSAAAPAQAAPAAPTDTAQAPAQTASDTAQQPAAGGTQVAQVVDTEFATYDKDKNGVLSKAEFGDWMIALKSASDPSTKPDAAATKTWVGQAFASADTDKSRTVSKTELTGFLSKGQS; translated from the coding sequence ATGAAAAAGGCAATTCTTCTGTGCGCGGCGATGAGCTTTGCTGTCCCCGCATTCGCGCAAGCCCCGCAAGCGGCTCCGCAAGCCTCGCCGATGACGCAGGCCGCGCCGGCACCATCTAGCGCGCCGCCCGCAAGCGACCCATCCGCAGCCGCGCCGGCCCAGGCCGCACCCGCAGCGCCGACCGATACCGCGCAGGCTCCGGCGCAGACCGCCAGCGATACCGCGCAACAGCCCGCCGCCGGCGGCACGCAGGTCGCTCAGGTCGTCGACACCGAGTTCGCCACCTACGACAAGGACAAGAACGGCGTATTGAGCAAGGCCGAGTTCGGCGACTGGATGATCGCACTCAAGAGCGCGAGCGACCCCAGCACCAAGCCCGACGCCGCCGCCACCAAGACCTGGGTCGGCCAGGCGTTCGCCAGCGCCGACACGGACAAGAGCAGAACCGTGTCCAAGACCGAACTGACCGGCTTCCTGTCGAAGGGGCAGTCATAA
- a CDS encoding YnbE family lipoprotein, producing the protein MKRRMMIAGAMMPMLTAGCVSVSAPDKPIVINLNISVTQEVVYRLDGEAKSLIQSNPGIF; encoded by the coding sequence ATGAAAAGACGGATGATGATCGCCGGCGCGATGATGCCGATGCTGACCGCAGGGTGCGTCAGCGTCAGCGCGCCCGACAAGCCGATCGTCATCAATCTCAACATCAGCGTGACTCAGGAGGTCGTCTATCGTCTCGATGGCGAGGCGAAGTCGTTGATCCAGTCGAACCCGGGAATTTTCTGA
- the dapD gene encoding 2,3,4,5-tetrahydropyridine-2,6-dicarboxylate N-succinyltransferase, giving the protein MSDDLQTTIEAAWDARDTIGFDTGAPVRDAVENALALLDAGKARVAEPSGDGWVVNQWLKKAVLLSFRLNDNSLIDGGAGGAPAFDKVPSKFAGWGEAEFRAAGFRVVPGAVARRGSFIAKGAILMPSFVNIGAYVGEGTMVDTWATVGSCAQIGKNVHLSGGAGIGGVLEPLQADPVIIGDGAFIGARSEVAEGVRVGEGAVLSMGVYLGASTKIIDRATGEVHIGSVPPYAVVVPGTIGGGEGKPALYCAVIVKRVDAQTRSKTSINELLRD; this is encoded by the coding sequence ATGAGCGACGACCTGCAAACGACCATCGAGGCGGCGTGGGACGCGCGTGATACGATCGGGTTCGATACCGGCGCGCCGGTGCGCGATGCGGTCGAAAACGCGCTGGCGTTGCTCGATGCGGGCAAGGCGCGCGTCGCCGAACCGTCCGGGGATGGCTGGGTCGTCAACCAGTGGCTCAAGAAGGCGGTGCTGCTGTCGTTCCGGCTCAACGACAACAGCCTGATCGACGGCGGCGCGGGCGGCGCACCGGCGTTCGACAAGGTGCCCTCCAAGTTCGCCGGCTGGGGCGAGGCCGAATTCCGGGCGGCCGGTTTCCGTGTGGTGCCTGGCGCGGTCGCGCGCCGGGGAAGCTTCATCGCCAAGGGCGCGATCCTGATGCCGAGCTTCGTCAACATCGGCGCGTATGTCGGTGAAGGCACGATGGTCGATACCTGGGCGACGGTGGGGTCCTGCGCGCAGATCGGCAAGAACGTCCATCTGTCGGGCGGCGCCGGGATCGGCGGCGTGCTGGAGCCGCTCCAGGCCGACCCGGTCATCATCGGCGACGGCGCGTTCATCGGCGCGCGATCCGAAGTGGCGGAGGGCGTCCGCGTCGGCGAGGGTGCGGTGCTGTCGATGGGCGTGTACCTCGGTGCATCGACCAAGATCATCGATCGCGCCACCGGCGAAGTGCATATCGGATCGGTTCCGCCCTATGCGGTGGTGGTGCCCGGCACGATCGGTGGCGGAGAGGGCAAGCCCGCCTTGTACTGCGCCGTCATCGTCAAGCGCGTTGACGCGCAGACGCGTTCCAAGACCAGCATCAACGAACTGCTGCGCGACTGA
- a CDS encoding YoaK family protein: MRRYEQPHRLLAIGLAALAGFVDALGFLKLGGMFVSFMSGNSTRLAVGVAGNGLRSLFVGVVIAAFVIGVMLGATVGRVAGRWRKQAVLGFVLAELAVAATVASLGGGMIAAPLLMANAMGALNAVFQRDGEVSVGVTYMTGTLVKFGQHLAAALAGGPRFTWAPYLLLWLGLVAGAVAGAAVFPALGLGALWIAVAATAVLLAATVAIGPVREG, encoded by the coding sequence ATGCGCCGTTACGAACAGCCTCACCGCCTGCTGGCGATCGGACTCGCCGCGCTGGCGGGCTTCGTCGATGCGCTTGGCTTTCTGAAGCTGGGCGGGATGTTCGTGTCTTTCATGAGTGGCAATTCGACCCGGCTCGCGGTCGGCGTCGCGGGCAATGGGCTTCGCAGTCTGTTCGTGGGTGTCGTGATCGCCGCGTTCGTGATCGGTGTGATGCTGGGCGCCACCGTCGGGCGGGTGGCGGGGCGGTGGCGCAAGCAGGCGGTGCTGGGGTTCGTGCTCGCGGAACTGGCCGTTGCGGCTACGGTGGCGTCGCTCGGCGGGGGCATGATCGCCGCGCCGCTGCTGATGGCGAACGCGATGGGGGCGCTCAACGCGGTGTTCCAGCGCGACGGGGAGGTCAGCGTGGGCGTAACCTATATGACCGGAACGCTCGTCAAATTTGGCCAGCATCTCGCCGCCGCGCTGGCCGGTGGCCCGCGCTTCACCTGGGCGCCGTATCTGTTGCTGTGGCTCGGGCTGGTGGCGGGGGCGGTCGCCGGTGCGGCGGTGTTCCCCGCGCTGGGCCTGGGCGCGCTGTGGATCGCGGTGGCGGCGACGGCGGTGTTGCTGGCGGCGACGGTGGCGATCGGGCCGGTGCGGGAAGGCTGA
- a CDS encoding aspartyl protease family protein, whose translation MIRVSLLLAALALPAAPAAAADCKLGVMADLPVTMQNMRVSVPVKINDIETRLWLDSGAFFSVMPKAKAIELGLKIDAAPFGLRLIGIGGDSSPDLVTVRKFGIADRALTDVQFLVGGTDAGNGLIGRNLLALADTEFDLAGGSVKLIQPHDCRNMAIAYWAAGKPFFTAALEQEENPRDRKFRVTVRINGVAIDGEYDSGAPNTLLSRRAAEKAGIALNGPTVTPIRGIGGFGRRSMPGWTVPVESVAIGDETILKTRLDVIDGPITAGNGSPDMLIGADYMLAHHIYVARSQHRIYFTYSGGKAFRSAGAAPVSAASVGAPLPADIHPVAPVTNTTAPKTADEFARRASARMAQHAVADAIADLTQAITLAPDTADYYRDRALAYQTSGQRGLARTDIEHVLQLTPTDGALLRIRAILRLREGDRAGALADAEAAARATPATSLDMVPIANLLARFDQPARGIALLGPVIASHQEDSALPRLLNARCWLRAQAGVDLDAALDDCNRALKRAGKLPMFLDSRGLVQLRKGNPAAAIADYDAALEMDPRLAWSLYGRGLAKIALGQKDAGEADKAAAVAIYPGIVEEAKRFHVIP comes from the coding sequence ATGATACGGGTTTCGCTTCTGCTCGCCGCACTTGCCCTGCCCGCCGCGCCGGCCGCCGCCGCCGACTGCAAGCTCGGGGTGATGGCCGACCTGCCGGTGACGATGCAAAACATGCGCGTGAGCGTGCCGGTGAAGATCAACGACATAGAGACGCGACTGTGGCTCGACAGCGGTGCGTTCTTCAGCGTCATGCCCAAGGCGAAGGCGATCGAACTTGGGCTGAAGATCGACGCCGCGCCCTTCGGGCTGAGGCTGATCGGCATCGGCGGTGATTCCTCGCCCGATCTGGTTACGGTCAGGAAGTTCGGGATCGCCGACAGGGCGCTCACCGACGTCCAGTTTCTGGTCGGTGGCACCGACGCCGGCAACGGGCTGATCGGGCGCAACCTGCTCGCGCTCGCCGATACCGAGTTCGATCTTGCCGGCGGCTCGGTGAAGCTGATCCAGCCGCACGACTGCAGGAACATGGCGATCGCTTATTGGGCGGCGGGCAAGCCGTTCTTCACCGCCGCGCTGGAGCAGGAAGAGAATCCGCGCGACCGGAAATTCCGCGTGACCGTTCGAATCAACGGCGTCGCGATCGACGGCGAATATGACAGCGGCGCGCCGAACACCTTGCTCAGCCGTCGCGCCGCCGAAAAGGCGGGGATCGCGCTGAACGGGCCGACCGTGACCCCCATTCGCGGCATCGGCGGCTTCGGCCGCCGCTCCATGCCCGGCTGGACAGTCCCGGTCGAGAGCGTCGCGATCGGCGACGAGACGATATTGAAGACGCGGCTCGACGTGATCGACGGGCCGATCACGGCCGGCAACGGAAGCCCCGACATGCTGATCGGCGCCGATTACATGCTCGCGCACCACATCTATGTCGCGCGCAGCCAGCACCGAATCTATTTCACCTACAGCGGCGGCAAGGCGTTCCGCTCTGCGGGCGCGGCGCCGGTCTCGGCTGCATCGGTGGGCGCGCCATTGCCTGCCGACATCCACCCCGTCGCGCCGGTGACGAATACCACCGCGCCCAAGACCGCGGACGAATTCGCCCGGCGCGCCAGCGCGCGCATGGCCCAACACGCGGTCGCGGATGCGATCGCCGATCTGACCCAGGCGATCACGCTCGCGCCCGATACTGCCGATTATTATCGCGACCGCGCGCTCGCCTACCAGACGTCCGGGCAGCGCGGCCTCGCGCGTACCGATATCGAGCATGTCCTTCAGCTTACCCCGACCGACGGCGCGTTGCTGCGCATCCGCGCGATCCTGCGACTGCGCGAAGGCGACCGCGCCGGCGCGCTCGCCGATGCAGAGGCGGCGGCGCGCGCGACACCCGCCACCTCGCTCGACATGGTGCCGATTGCGAACCTGCTCGCCCGGTTCGACCAGCCGGCACGCGGGATCGCGCTGCTCGGTCCGGTGATCGCCAGCCATCAGGAAGACAGTGCGCTGCCCCGTCTGCTCAACGCGCGCTGCTGGCTGCGCGCGCAGGCCGGGGTGGACCTCGACGCCGCGCTCGACGATTGCAACCGCGCCCTGAAGCGCGCGGGCAAGCTGCCGATGTTCCTCGACAGTCGCGGACTGGTGCAGTTGCGCAAGGGCAACCCCGCCGCCGCGATCGCCGATTACGATGCGGCGCTGGAGATGGATCCGAGGCTGGCGTGGTCACTGTACGGACGAGGCCTGGCGAAGATCGCGCTCGGCCAGAAGGACGCTGGTGAGGCCGACAAGGCGGCGGCGGTCGCGATCTATCCGGGGATCGTCGAGGAAGCGAAGCGCTTTCACGTCATCCCCTGA
- the purB gene encoding adenylosuccinate lyase, producing MVPRYSRPDMTAIWTPEARFRIWFEIEAHATEALADLGIVPKSAAKALWDWWATNPAIDVAAIDAIEAVTKHDVIAFLTWVAEQVGDEARFMHQGMTSSDVLDTCLSVQLVRASDILLADLDALLAAIKTRAYEHKMTPTIGRSHGIHAEPVTFGLKLAGAYAEFARCKARLVAARADIATCAVSGAVGTFANIDPAVEAHVAAKLGLTVEPASTQVIPRDRHAMYFATLGVIASSIERLAIEVRHLQRTEVLEAEEYFSPGQKGSSAMPHKRNPVLTENLTGLARMVRSAVVPALENVALWHERDISHSSVERYIAPDATITLDFALARLTGVIDKLLVYPARMQKNLDKMGGLVHSQRVLLALTQAGVSREDSYRLVQRNAMKVWESDGELSLLELLKADADVTAALSVAEIEDKFDLGYHLKHVDTIFSRVFGA from the coding sequence ATGGTCCCCCGTTACTCCCGCCCCGACATGACCGCGATCTGGACGCCCGAGGCGCGGTTTCGCATCTGGTTCGAGATCGAGGCGCACGCCACCGAAGCACTCGCCGACCTCGGCATCGTGCCCAAATCGGCGGCCAAGGCGCTGTGGGACTGGTGGGCAACCAACCCCGCGATCGACGTCGCCGCGATCGACGCGATCGAGGCGGTCACCAAGCATGACGTGATCGCCTTCCTCACCTGGGTGGCCGAGCAGGTCGGCGACGAAGCGCGCTTCATGCATCAGGGCATGACCTCGTCGGACGTGCTCGACACCTGCCTGTCGGTGCAACTCGTCCGCGCCAGCGACATCCTGCTCGCCGATCTCGATGCGCTGCTCGCCGCGATCAAGACCCGCGCCTATGAGCACAAGATGACGCCGACGATCGGCCGCAGCCACGGTATCCATGCCGAGCCGGTCACGTTCGGGCTGAAGCTGGCCGGGGCCTATGCCGAGTTCGCCCGCTGCAAGGCGCGGCTGGTGGCGGCGCGTGCCGACATCGCGACCTGCGCGGTCTCGGGCGCGGTTGGCACCTTCGCCAATATCGATCCCGCCGTGGAGGCACATGTCGCCGCCAAGCTCGGCTTGACGGTCGAGCCGGCCTCGACCCAGGTGATCCCGCGCGACCGCCATGCGATGTATTTCGCGACGCTCGGCGTCATCGCCTCCTCGATCGAGCGGCTCGCGATCGAGGTGCGCCACCTCCAGCGCACCGAAGTTCTGGAAGCCGAGGAATATTTCTCGCCGGGGCAGAAGGGTTCGTCGGCGATGCCGCACAAGCGCAACCCGGTGCTGACCGAGAACCTCACCGGCCTCGCGCGCATGGTGCGCAGCGCGGTGGTGCCGGCGCTGGAAAACGTCGCCCTATGGCATGAGCGCGACATCAGCCACTCCTCGGTCGAGCGCTACATCGCGCCCGACGCGACGATCACGCTCGATTTCGCGCTCGCGCGGTTGACCGGCGTGATCGACAAGCTGCTCGTCTATCCGGCGCGGATGCAGAAGAACCTCGATAAGATGGGGGGTCTGGTCCACTCGCAGCGCGTGCTGCTCGCGCTGACTCAGGCCGGGGTAAGCCGCGAGGATTCCTATCGCCTCGTCCAGCGTAACGCGATGAAGGTGTGGGAATCGGACGGCGAACTGTCGCTGCTCGAACTGCTCAAGGCCGATGCGGATGTGACGGCGGCGCTATCGGTCGCGGAGATCGAGGACAAGTTCGACCTCGGCTATCACCTCAAACATGTCGATACGATCTTCTCGCGCGTGTTCGGAGCGTAA
- a CDS encoding Rap1a/Tai family immunity protein, with product MIGLMMLLAAESATFMDGQDLYALCKGDEAERLQCLRYVEGAADGIAVTQWANRRNVRQVCIPTDATIKKLAKVTVKYMDKNPADRDRQGSIIVLRAFKKAYPCRK from the coding sequence ATGATCGGCCTGATGATGCTTCTGGCGGCGGAGAGCGCCACGTTTATGGACGGGCAGGATCTGTACGCCTTGTGCAAGGGCGACGAGGCCGAGCGCCTGCAATGCCTTCGCTATGTCGAGGGCGCGGCCGATGGCATCGCCGTCACGCAATGGGCGAACCGGCGCAACGTGCGGCAGGTCTGTATCCCGACCGACGCGACGATCAAGAAACTCGCCAAGGTCACGGTCAAATATATGGACAAGAACCCGGCGGACCGCGACCGGCAGGGCAGCATCATCGTATTGCGCGCCTTCAAGAAGGCCTATCCCTGCCGGAAGTGA
- the radC gene encoding RadC family protein, with product MTVPDSDHTGHRARLRKRLTEHGGEGLLDHELIEYLLALAIPRRDTKPLAKALLAEFGGIGGLLTAEPEALARVSGMGETSVAAIKIAHAAAIRLVKAEVAARPVLANWQALLDYLRADMAHHTIERVRVLHLNARNMLIRDEVMNEGSVDEAPVYTREVIRRAIDLGSAAIILVHNHPSGDPSPSRADIEITRKVGEAGKRLGITLHDHIIIGSDGHSSLRAMGLI from the coding sequence ATGACAGTTCCCGACTCCGATCACACGGGCCATCGCGCCCGGCTGCGCAAGCGGCTCACCGAGCACGGCGGCGAGGGTCTGCTCGACCATGAACTGATCGAATATCTGCTCGCACTCGCGATCCCGCGCCGAGACACCAAGCCGCTCGCTAAGGCGCTGCTCGCCGAGTTCGGCGGCATCGGCGGGCTGCTCACCGCCGAACCCGAGGCGCTGGCGCGGGTCTCCGGCATGGGGGAGACGTCGGTCGCGGCGATCAAGATCGCACACGCCGCCGCGATCCGGCTGGTCAAGGCCGAGGTGGCGGCGCGGCCGGTGCTGGCCAACTGGCAGGCGCTGCTCGATTATCTGCGCGCCGACATGGCGCATCACACGATCGAGCGGGTGCGCGTGCTCCACCTCAACGCGCGCAACATGCTGATTCGCGACGAGGTGATGAACGAAGGCTCGGTCGACGAGGCGCCGGTCTATACCCGCGAGGTGATCCGCCGCGCGATCGATCTCGGCTCGGCGGCGATTATTTTGGTCCACAATCATCCGAGCGGAGACCCCTCGCCGAGCCGCGCTGACATCGAAATCACCCGCAAGGTCGGCGAGGCCGGGAAACGGCTCGGCATCACGCTACATGACCATATCATCATTGGTAGCGACGGGCATTCTAGCTTACGCGCGATGGGACTGATCTGA
- a CDS encoding pyrimidine 5'-nucleotidase, translating to MLQRLAHVRNWIFDLDNTLYPASADLFRQVDAKMTAYIANRFAVDTAEAYRLQKSYFLGHGTTLAGLMTEQDVDPHEFLDFVHDVEMDVLEENAPLAAAIARLPGRKIVFTNGDGPYAGRVLERLGLSESFEAIHDIHAMDLIPKPQASAYAGLCAAFDLDPAQSLFADDMARNLAPAKAIGMTTVWVDNGSEQGHDADRAFIDYTTHDITHWLHDILEDQ from the coding sequence ATGCTGCAGCGCCTCGCTCATGTCCGCAACTGGATCTTCGATCTCGACAACACGCTGTATCCGGCGAGTGCGGACCTGTTCCGCCAGGTCGACGCGAAGATGACCGCCTATATCGCCAACCGTTTCGCGGTCGACACGGCGGAGGCGTACCGGTTGCAGAAGAGCTATTTCCTCGGGCACGGCACCACGCTCGCCGGGTTGATGACCGAGCAAGACGTCGATCCGCACGAGTTCCTCGACTTCGTCCACGATGTCGAAATGGACGTACTGGAGGAGAATGCCCCCCTCGCCGCCGCGATCGCGCGGTTGCCGGGGCGCAAGATCGTCTTCACCAACGGCGACGGGCCCTATGCCGGGCGCGTGCTGGAGCGGCTCGGCCTGTCGGAGAGCTTCGAGGCGATCCACGACATTCATGCGATGGACCTGATCCCCAAACCACAGGCGTCCGCTTACGCAGGGCTGTGCGCGGCGTTCGATCTCGATCCGGCGCAATCGCTGTTCGCCGACGACATGGCGCGCAACCTCGCGCCGGCCAAGGCGATCGGCATGACCACGGTGTGGGTCGATAACGGCTCCGAACAGGGGCATGACGCCGACCGCGCCTTCATCGATTACACCACCCACGACATCACGCACTGGCTGCACGACATTCTGGAGGATCAATGA